A genome region from Rhodospirillaceae bacterium includes the following:
- a CDS encoding ADP-heptose--LPS heptosyltransferase encodes MSGILVIKLGALGDFIQACGPFKAIRDYHAGAKITLLTTVPFVPLAEATGYFDIVWIDPRPSLFQISGWVRLRRLLRSQEFTRVYDLQTSDRTAFYFRLFERSRLPEWSGIVRGCSHPHRNPKRDSMHTLERQSEQLGQAGIDHVPLPELGWLRSPVEKFRLPKKYALLVPGGSAKRQNKRWPVKRYREVAGKLVSSGINVFLVGDATERELHAQIAEGLDGVVSLGGKTSLAELAELSRSAEVSVGNDTGPMHIIAAGKRPTVVLFGVASDPKLCAPRGQNVRCLMGVGIGSISDLPVGDVWAAIRDVAVLA; translated from the coding sequence TTGTCCGGAATTCTTGTGATAAAGCTTGGAGCATTAGGCGACTTCATTCAAGCATGTGGGCCTTTTAAGGCTATCAGAGATTACCATGCTGGGGCCAAGATAACATTGCTCACAACGGTTCCCTTTGTTCCGTTAGCAGAAGCTACGGGGTATTTTGACATAGTATGGATTGATCCCCGTCCTTCCCTGTTCCAAATTTCCGGATGGGTTCGGTTGCGGCGGTTATTGCGATCCCAAGAGTTTACCAGAGTTTATGATTTGCAAACTTCAGATAGGACAGCTTTTTACTTTAGATTATTTGAGCGTTCCCGTCTCCCAGAGTGGTCTGGGATAGTTCGAGGCTGTTCTCACCCCCATCGCAATCCGAAACGGGATTCCATGCATACCTTAGAGCGGCAGTCAGAGCAGCTTGGCCAAGCGGGCATAGATCATGTGCCATTGCCGGAACTAGGTTGGCTTAGGTCTCCTGTGGAGAAGTTTAGGTTGCCGAAAAAATATGCTTTGTTGGTGCCTGGCGGGTCGGCAAAACGACAAAATAAGCGGTGGCCCGTCAAGCGGTATAGGGAAGTAGCCGGAAAATTGGTCTCATCGGGAATAAATGTATTTTTAGTGGGGGACGCAACAGAAAGAGAGTTGCACGCCCAGATAGCCGAGGGCTTGGATGGTGTAGTCTCACTAGGGGGGAAAACTAGTCTCGCGGAACTTGCAGAATTGAGTCGTTCCGCAGAGGTAAGTGTGGGCAACGACACTGGACCTATGCATATTATTGCTGCCGGCAAGCGGCCAACCGTTGTTCTTTTTGGTGTAGCATCGGATCCAAAGCTCTGCGCGCCGCGTGGTCAAAATGTCAGGTGTCTGATGGGAGTTGGTATAGGCTCTATAAGCGATCTGCCAGTTGGAGACGTTTGGGCCGCAATCAGAGACGTGGCAGTGTTAGCTTGA
- a CDS encoding 50S ribosomal protein L35, which translates to MPKVKTKSSAKKRFKLTATGKVRMNHAGKRHGMIKRTNKFIRNARHSTTMASADERIVKRNFLRNG; encoded by the coding sequence ATGCCGAAGGTAAAGACGAAGTCGAGTGCCAAAAAGCGCTTTAAGCTGACAGCAACTGGCAAGGTGCGGATGAACCATGCTGGGAAGCGCCATGGCATGATTAAGCGGACAAATAAGTTCATCCGTAATGCCCGCCACTCTACGACTATGGCCTCTGCGGATGAGAGGATCGTAAAGCGGAATTTTCTGCGTAACGGATAG
- a CDS encoding threonine--tRNA ligase, which yields MTVSLPDSTSREYNKGVTPYEVALDIGEGLAKASLAAEVNGTLVDLSIPIEADVSCKLVTVRDEESLDLIRHDAAHVLAEAAKELWPDIQVTIGPVIKDGFYYDFAREAPFTPEDLVALEARMHEIVDRDEPITREVWGRQEALEFFASIGESYKAEIVRELPEDEVLTVYKQGEFVDLCRGPHLPSTGKLGKAFKLTRIAGAYWRGDSQNEMLQRVYGTAWASEKDLRSYLDRLEEAARRDHRRLGNEMDLFHIQEEATGSVFWHDQGWTLFRLIETYMRRCLEGNGYSEVKTPALIDRSLWERSGHWDKFREHMFTAASEDRVLALKPMNCPGHVQIFRQGLKSYRDLPLRMAEFGACHRNEPSGALHGLMRVRAFTQDDAHIFCTEDQVNSETARFCELLLGIYKDFGFDDVIVKFADRPEVRAGTDETWQKAESALKHALDQTGLEYEVNPGEGAFYGPKLEFVLRDALGRDWQCGTLQVDFVLPERLEATYVGEDGSKHRPVMLHRAILGSFERFIGILIEHFGGRFPTWLAPTQAVVATITEAADDHAGTVHKALVSAGIRATLDVRNETVNYKIREHALKKVPVIVVVGSREAEDGTVSLRWRGEKKQEVLALDQAVDKLLGRAMAPV from the coding sequence ATAACCGTTAGTCTTCCCGACAGTACTTCCAGGGAATATAACAAGGGGGTAACTCCCTACGAAGTGGCGCTCGATATAGGGGAAGGCCTTGCGAAGGCCTCCCTAGCTGCCGAGGTCAATGGGACATTAGTTGACCTATCTATTCCTATTGAAGCTGATGTTAGTTGCAAACTAGTAACCGTTCGGGACGAAGAGTCTTTAGATTTGATCCGGCATGATGCGGCCCATGTTTTGGCGGAGGCTGCAAAGGAGTTGTGGCCAGATATCCAGGTTACAATTGGTCCCGTTATTAAGGATGGTTTTTACTACGACTTTGCAAGGGAGGCTCCCTTTACACCAGAAGATTTGGTTGCCCTGGAGGCCCGTATGCACGAGATAGTCGACCGGGATGAACCGATAACCAGGGAAGTGTGGGGCAGACAGGAGGCTTTGGAGTTTTTTGCAAGTATAGGGGAGAGCTATAAGGCGGAGATAGTGCGTGAACTTCCGGAAGATGAAGTGTTGACGGTCTACAAACAGGGAGAGTTTGTGGATCTATGTCGGGGCCCTCACTTGCCTTCCACAGGCAAACTTGGAAAAGCATTTAAGTTAACAAGGATAGCAGGTGCTTATTGGCGAGGAGATAGTCAGAATGAGATGTTGCAGAGGGTCTACGGGACCGCTTGGGCTAGCGAGAAAGATCTGCGGAGCTACTTAGATAGACTTGAAGAGGCAGCGCGGCGGGACCACCGTCGTCTTGGAAACGAGATGGACTTGTTTCATATTCAAGAAGAGGCAACCGGGAGTGTGTTTTGGCATGACCAAGGCTGGACACTGTTCAGGTTAATTGAAACGTACATGAGGAGATGTTTGGAGGGTAACGGCTACTCAGAGGTAAAAACCCCGGCTTTAATTGATCGTAGTTTGTGGGAGAGGTCAGGCCACTGGGATAAGTTTAGGGAACATATGTTTACCGCAGCGTCGGAAGACAGGGTTTTAGCTCTGAAGCCCATGAATTGTCCAGGCCATGTTCAAATATTTCGTCAGGGACTGAAAAGTTATCGTGACTTGCCGTTACGGATGGCCGAATTTGGCGCTTGCCACCGCAATGAACCGTCGGGGGCACTTCATGGTTTGATGCGTGTTCGTGCATTTACTCAAGATGATGCCCATATTTTTTGTACGGAGGATCAGGTTAACAGTGAAACGGCAAGGTTTTGTGAGCTGCTTCTGGGAATTTATAAAGACTTTGGTTTCGATGATGTAATAGTCAAGTTTGCGGATAGGCCTGAGGTTCGGGCTGGGACGGACGAAACATGGCAAAAGGCAGAATCTGCTCTGAAGCACGCTTTGGATCAGACAGGTTTGGAGTATGAAGTCAATCCGGGGGAAGGCGCATTTTACGGCCCAAAGCTTGAGTTTGTTCTGCGGGATGCTTTGGGAAGGGACTGGCAGTGCGGTACCCTGCAGGTTGATTTTGTGTTGCCAGAACGTCTAGAGGCGACCTACGTAGGAGAAGATGGGTCAAAGCATAGGCCGGTAATGTTGCATCGAGCTATTTTGGGTTCATTTGAAAGATTTATTGGGATTCTCATTGAGCATTTTGGCGGGCGTTTCCCCACTTGGTTAGCGCCGACCCAGGCAGTAGTAGCTACGATTACCGAGGCAGCGGATGATCATGCGGGTACGGTCCATAAGGCGCTGGTCTCGGCGGGAATTCGGGCCACTTTGGACGTCCGTAACGAGACAGTTAACTATAAGATTAGGGAACATGCTCTTAAAAAAGTGCCAGTAATCGTGGTCGTTGGATCTAGGGAGGCGGAAGATGGAACGGTCTCTCTGCGGTGGCGGGGTGAAAAAAAACAGGAAGTACTTGCGTTAGATCAGGCTGTTGATAAACTTTTGGGTCGAGCCATGGCGCCAGTGTGA
- the queG gene encoding tRNA epoxyqueuosine(34) reductase QueG, with translation MVAQLNAIINYARSIGFDDVGVTSPSVLSGSRDGLRNFVALGRHGGMSWMERNVDKRSDPTRLWPDVQSVIVVAANYGPDVNPRDVLLKKNSGVISVYAQNRDYHKVLKGRLKQLGSWVEANYGGELKVFVDTAPVMEKPLAQAAGIGWQGKHTNLVSTQFGSWLFLGVLFTTLRLTPSDSAGDTCGSCRRCLDICPTQAFPKPYQIDARRCISYLTIEHKGIIDREFRRPIGNRIFGCDDCLSVCPWNKFAQKTKELKFVSRDDLREPLLSVLVSLDEEKFRSYFSQSPVKRIGRDRFIRNVLIAIGNSGNPKFVDAVKNKLSDKSKIVRAMAVWALANLVLPHDFRLYRNQHYFDEVDFDVRNEWDEVEIV, from the coding sequence ATGGTAGCACAGCTTAACGCAATAATAAATTATGCGCGGTCCATAGGGTTTGACGACGTGGGAGTAACTTCCCCTTCTGTCCTAAGCGGCTCCCGCGATGGTTTAAGAAATTTTGTTGCTCTGGGAAGACATGGGGGCATGTCTTGGATGGAACGAAACGTTGATAAGCGTTCTGATCCGACTCGCCTGTGGCCTGACGTTCAGTCTGTAATTGTTGTAGCGGCGAATTACGGCCCAGACGTTAACCCTCGTGATGTATTATTAAAGAAAAATTCTGGAGTTATCTCCGTTTACGCACAGAACCGGGACTACCACAAGGTCCTTAAGGGCCGCTTAAAGCAGCTTGGTAGTTGGGTGGAGGCTAATTACGGGGGTGAGTTGAAAGTTTTTGTGGACACTGCGCCGGTTATGGAAAAACCACTTGCCCAAGCTGCTGGAATTGGTTGGCAAGGAAAACATACCAACTTGGTTTCGACGCAATTTGGATCATGGTTGTTTTTGGGTGTTTTATTTACCACTTTGCGCTTAACGCCCAGTGACTCAGCGGGCGACACCTGTGGGAGTTGTCGGAGGTGCCTGGATATTTGCCCCACGCAAGCATTCCCTAAGCCTTATCAAATAGATGCACGTCGATGCATTTCGTACCTGACGATTGAGCATAAAGGAATTATTGATCGTGAGTTTCGTCGTCCCATAGGCAATAGGATTTTTGGATGCGATGATTGTTTGTCTGTATGTCCATGGAACAAATTTGCACAAAAAACCAAAGAATTGAAATTTGTTTCTCGAGATGATCTCCGGGAGCCGCTGCTTAGTGTTTTGGTCAGCCTTGATGAGGAGAAATTTCGCTCCTATTTTTCGCAATCACCGGTGAAACGGATTGGCAGAGATCGCTTTATCCGTAACGTGTTGATAGCTATTGGGAATAGCGGAAACCCTAAGTTTGTTGACGCTGTAAAGAATAAATTATCGGATAAGTCGAAAATTGTTCGGGCAATGGCCGTCTGGGCTTTGGCTAATCTCGTGTTACCTCATGATTTTAGACTCTATCGCAATCAGCACTACTTTGATGAGGTGGACTTTGACGTACGTAATGAGTGGGATGAGGTGGAGATAGTCTGA
- a CDS encoding alpha/beta hydrolase, whose amino-acid sequence MSKTTTGHLQTPHGVQLAYTRTIGQTPGIVFLGGFRSDMTGIKALALEKFCQENNKSFIRFDYRGHGASTGSFEESTITTWTLDTLSVIDSLTEGPQILVGSSMGGWIMILVALARKSLIAALVGVAPAPDFTKRLLEDELSEKQLAELRQSGRAYIYSPYSEEPYLFTKLLIEDGQRNLVLGGAINLQCPVRLIHGLRDSSVPWETSIKLAEALDTPDVELTLIKYGDHRLSDPDSIDKLIQTVQDLP is encoded by the coding sequence ATGTCTAAAACAACTACGGGACATCTGCAAACTCCCCACGGAGTCCAACTCGCCTACACTCGAACTATTGGACAAACTCCCGGCATCGTCTTTCTGGGGGGTTTCAGGTCAGACATGACTGGAATCAAAGCCCTGGCGCTGGAAAAATTTTGTCAGGAAAACAATAAAAGCTTTATCCGCTTTGACTACAGAGGGCACGGAGCTTCGACTGGCTCCTTTGAAGAAAGTACTATTACCACCTGGACTCTGGATACTCTCTCCGTCATTGATTCATTGACAGAGGGGCCACAAATTCTTGTTGGCTCCAGCATGGGTGGCTGGATAATGATACTCGTAGCATTGGCCAGGAAGAGCTTAATAGCAGCCCTGGTGGGAGTTGCGCCGGCACCCGATTTTACTAAACGTTTATTGGAGGATGAACTGAGTGAAAAGCAACTTGCAGAGCTTAGACAAAGTGGTCGCGCATATATTTACTCGCCGTATAGCGAAGAACCATACCTGTTCACAAAACTTCTGATAGAAGATGGCCAAAGAAACCTGGTATTGGGTGGAGCGATAAATCTCCAATGTCCAGTGCGCCTCATTCATGGGCTCAGAGACAGCTCCGTACCTTGGGAAACATCAATCAAACTAGCAGAAGCATTAGATACACCTGACGTTGAACTCACACTGATAAAGTATGGAGATCACCGTCTGAGTGACCCCGACTCCATAGACAAACTGATCCAGACGGTACAAGACCTTCCTTAA
- a CDS encoding translation initiation factor IF-3 has translation MQQPAPPAKDGPRVNDQIGVSSVRLVDENGEMLGVLSVQDALERARQSGLDLVEVSPNAAPPVCKILDYGKFKYEAQKRANQARKKQKTFDVKEIKMRPGIEQHDYAVKMRAITKFLEAGDKVKVTMRFRGREMTHQEIGMGVLMRVRDDLEDLAKVEQSPKLEGRQMTMVVAPL, from the coding sequence ATTCAGCAACCCGCACCGCCAGCTAAGGATGGGCCGCGGGTAAACGACCAGATCGGTGTGTCGTCAGTCCGGTTGGTTGATGAAAATGGAGAGATGCTTGGGGTTTTGTCTGTGCAAGATGCCCTTGAGAGGGCTAGGCAATCTGGGTTAGATTTGGTAGAGGTTTCGCCGAATGCGGCCCCACCTGTTTGCAAAATATTGGATTATGGAAAATTTAAATATGAGGCTCAGAAACGAGCCAACCAAGCCCGAAAAAAACAAAAAACCTTTGATGTAAAAGAAATCAAAATGCGGCCGGGAATAGAGCAGCACGACTATGCCGTAAAGATGCGGGCTATAACTAAATTTCTTGAGGCAGGCGATAAGGTTAAGGTGACAATGCGTTTTCGCGGGCGTGAGATGACCCACCAGGAAATTGGAATGGGGGTCCTCATGCGGGTGCGTGACGATTTAGAAGATTTGGCGAAGGTAGAGCAAAGTCCCAAATTGGAAGGCAGGCAAATGACTATGGTTGTGGCGCCACTTTAG
- a CDS encoding glycosyl transferase, which translates to MTVTNLSDPVILQVLPHMGAGGVPRGVIDIASALVESGWTALVASEGGYGVHELRRVGAKHIQMPLASKNPVTIYRNIERLRRLCVDEQVSLIHARSRAPAWSGYYAARASDIPFVTTFHGTYGHKGKLKRRYNDVMTRGNAVIAISEHIARHIETVYGVKDKRVRIVHRGVDTELFEPGSVSSERVIALAKQWRLTEPIPVVMMSGRLTRWKGQQVLIEALSILGREDIRCLFIGDDQGRGGYRRDLDALVKKLNLSNIVHFPGHCRDMPAAYMLADVVVSASTDPEAFGRVMVEAQAMGKPVVVSSHGASTELIIEGETGWSFVHGDPESLAKALKIALSLSEKQREGLAHKAISHVTTHFTVAQMRQQTMRTYREVLQMDPLR; encoded by the coding sequence ATGACTGTTACAAACCTTTCCGATCCAGTAATTCTACAGGTGTTGCCCCACATGGGTGCTGGCGGTGTTCCACGGGGGGTTATCGATATTGCCTCCGCTTTGGTAGAGTCTGGTTGGACGGCGTTAGTGGCATCCGAGGGTGGCTATGGGGTGCACGAGTTAAGGAGGGTTGGCGCGAAACATATTCAAATGCCCCTGGCTAGTAAGAATCCTGTGACTATTTATCGAAATATTGAGAGGCTTCGGAGGCTGTGTGTCGATGAACAAGTGAGCTTAATTCACGCTCGAAGCAGAGCCCCAGCCTGGAGCGGATATTATGCGGCGCGAGCTTCCGATATCCCCTTTGTGACGACGTTTCATGGTACGTACGGCCACAAGGGAAAATTGAAAAGGCGTTATAATGATGTGATGACCCGGGGAAATGCGGTAATTGCGATTTCAGAACATATCGCGAGACACATAGAGACGGTTTATGGGGTCAAGGACAAGAGGGTAAGGATTGTTCACAGAGGGGTCGATACTGAGTTGTTTGAGCCGGGGAGTGTTAGTTCGGAGAGAGTGATAGCTTTGGCTAAGCAGTGGCGTTTAACGGAACCCATTCCAGTGGTTATGATGTCGGGGCGCTTGACCAGATGGAAGGGACAGCAGGTTCTCATAGAGGCCCTGTCCATTCTTGGCAGGGAGGATATACGGTGTTTATTTATTGGCGATGATCAAGGTCGGGGCGGTTATAGAAGGGATCTTGATGCCTTAGTCAAAAAACTCAACCTCAGCAACATTGTGCACTTTCCTGGCCATTGTAGAGATATGCCGGCAGCTTACATGCTTGCTGATGTTGTGGTTTCCGCTTCCACGGATCCAGAGGCTTTTGGAAGGGTAATGGTTGAGGCGCAAGCAATGGGAAAGCCTGTAGTCGTTAGTAGCCACGGGGCCTCGACCGAATTGATAATTGAGGGTGAGACAGGGTGGAGTTTTGTGCACGGTGATCCCGAATCGCTGGCAAAGGCTTTGAAAATTGCGCTTTCTCTATCCGAAAAACAAAGAGAGGGATTGGCACATAAGGCTATATCGCACGTTACTACTCATTTCACAGTCGCACAGATGCGGCAACAAACTATGAGGACCTATCGCGAAGTGTTACAGATGGATCCGCTGAGGTAA
- a CDS encoding NAD(P)-dependent oxidoreductase, which translates to MRDAGWKVEGTCRTEKRRQELLRSGLEAFVFDGQKALAEISQQIVVADAILSSVPPTTIGDPVLEIFGADICRKVGGSWLGYLSTTGVYGDWDGKEVDESFRLRATSNRGLRRIAAEKAWLRLTKKKGLPVHIFRLAGIYGPGRNILDKIRAGTATRIQKPGHVFSRIHVDDIVSTLAASILRPRAGATYNVCDNEPCSQPQIVEHGCQLLGERLPPLIDFEARAKEMSPLARSFWEDRRRVSNRLIREELMVNLRFPTYREGLASLVERG; encoded by the coding sequence ATGAGGGATGCTGGGTGGAAGGTAGAGGGGACGTGCCGTACTGAGAAACGAAGGCAAGAACTACTACGGTCCGGTTTGGAAGCTTTTGTTTTTGATGGTCAGAAAGCGCTTGCCGAGATAAGTCAGCAAATTGTGGTGGCGGACGCCATCTTGTCATCAGTGCCGCCGACCACAATTGGCGACCCTGTGTTGGAGATTTTTGGAGCCGATATTTGTAGGAAGGTCGGTGGTTCTTGGCTCGGCTACTTATCGACGACGGGTGTTTATGGTGACTGGGATGGCAAAGAGGTTGATGAAAGTTTCCGACTGCGCGCAACCAGTAATCGGGGGCTTCGCCGAATAGCAGCCGAGAAGGCGTGGCTCAGACTTACCAAAAAAAAAGGTTTGCCGGTTCATATTTTCCGCTTGGCGGGTATCTATGGTCCGGGCAGGAATATTCTCGATAAGATACGGGCAGGCACGGCAACCAGAATTCAAAAACCAGGCCATGTGTTTTCGAGGATCCACGTGGACGATATCGTTTCGACTCTTGCGGCTTCGATCCTGCGGCCTCGAGCGGGTGCAACATACAACGTTTGTGACAATGAGCCTTGTTCCCAACCCCAGATAGTCGAGCACGGTTGCCAATTGCTAGGTGAGAGATTGCCCCCTTTAATAGATTTCGAGGCTAGGGCCAAGGAAATGTCGCCTCTGGCCCGCAGTTTTTGGGAGGATCGCCGGCGGGTGAGTAATAGATTGATCCGCGAAGAGTTAATGGTAAATTTGCGGTTTCCTACCTATAGAGAGGGTCTAGCATCATTAGTGGAGAGAGGTTAA